The proteins below come from a single Asanoa ferruginea genomic window:
- a CDS encoding MFS transporter, with the protein MRASAYVAFAAFGAFWGVWGASVPRVQQQAGIGDGELGFALLFVGAGALPAMLLVGRALDRWGPRVAALVIAALGGVGAVLAVAAVDLASLCVGLALVGATSGAADVAINAVAGRAEQLAGRPVITRAHGVFSSLVVLASLATGVASGASLPLAVPFLAVAVLSVIAGVAMLNTLPATAVPDRPARAAVPDRRVRAAVPDRRVRAAVPDRRVRAAVPDRRVRAAVPDRRVRAAVPDRPARAAVPDRRARAAVPDRRARAAVPDRRVRAATTSPSRIAPLLLVGVLGALAFASENAHQSWSAVFAHDELHAGVGRSAVAPAVFAAVVAVTRFATGGLPAAHARTVLVTGAFAAAAGTALIAAAPTLLVAGLGLGVAAAGTAVLFPTLVGVVSRNVDESRRGRATSIVTTVSYLGFLLGPVYVGLWADAVGLRGAMLAVAALAAGLLVLTRPLLRLTGFAPTGHRDPASTRWADAALRR; encoded by the coding sequence ATGCGTGCTTCCGCGTACGTGGCGTTCGCCGCCTTCGGCGCCTTCTGGGGGGTGTGGGGCGCCTCGGTGCCCCGGGTGCAGCAGCAGGCCGGCATCGGCGACGGCGAGCTCGGGTTCGCGCTGCTGTTCGTCGGCGCCGGCGCGCTGCCCGCGATGCTGCTGGTGGGCCGGGCACTCGATCGGTGGGGGCCGCGGGTCGCGGCACTGGTCATCGCCGCCCTCGGCGGGGTGGGCGCGGTGCTGGCGGTCGCCGCGGTCGACCTGGCCAGCCTGTGCGTCGGCCTGGCCCTCGTCGGCGCCACCAGCGGAGCGGCCGACGTGGCCATCAATGCGGTCGCCGGGCGAGCCGAGCAGCTCGCCGGCCGGCCGGTCATCACCCGGGCGCACGGCGTCTTCTCCAGCCTGGTGGTCCTGGCCAGCCTCGCCACCGGCGTCGCGTCGGGCGCGTCCCTGCCGCTCGCCGTTCCGTTCCTGGCGGTCGCCGTCCTCTCGGTGATCGCGGGCGTCGCCATGCTCAATACGCTGCCGGCGACCGCCGTCCCGGACCGGCCTGCGCGGGCCGCTGTCCCGGACCGGCGTGTGCGGGCCGCTGTCCCGGACCGGCGTGTGCGGGCCGCTGTCCCGGACCGGCGTGTGCGGGCCGCTGTCCCGGACCGGCGTGTGCGGGCCGCTGTCCCGGACCGGCGTGTGCGGGCCGCCGTCCCGGACCGGCCTGCGCGGGCCGCCGTCCCGGACCGGCGTGCACGGGCCGCCGTCCCGGACCGGCGTGCACGGGCCGCCGTCCCGGACCGTCGGGTGCGGGCCGCCACCACGTCTCCGTCGCGGATCGCGCCGTTGCTGCTGGTCGGTGTGCTCGGCGCGCTCGCGTTCGCCAGCGAGAACGCGCACCAGAGTTGGAGCGCGGTTTTCGCACACGATGAACTGCACGCGGGGGTGGGGCGCAGCGCCGTCGCGCCGGCGGTCTTCGCCGCGGTCGTGGCGGTGACCCGGTTCGCTACCGGCGGCCTCCCGGCCGCGCACGCCCGCACGGTGCTGGTCACCGGCGCGTTCGCCGCCGCCGCCGGCACGGCGCTGATCGCCGCCGCGCCCACGCTGCTCGTCGCCGGCCTCGGTCTCGGGGTCGCCGCGGCCGGCACCGCCGTGCTGTTCCCGACTCTCGTCGGCGTCGTCTCGCGAAACGTCGACGAGTCCCGCCGGGGCCGCGCGACCTCGATCGTCACGACGGTCTCCTACCTTGGCTTCCTGCTCGGGCCCGTGTATGTCGGCCTGTGGGCGGACGCCGTCGGGCTGCGCGGCGCGATGCTCGCCGTGGCGGCGCTCGCGGCG
- a CDS encoding LacI family DNA-binding transcriptional regulator, whose amino-acid sequence MESSAGAKRVTLAQVADLAGVSVMTASYTYNRPDRVSDQARAKVLKAAARLGYAGPDPSARSLRRGSTRTLGVVLGEHLSYAFDDPQAVSFLAGIADVCAARGYGMTILPITGAADDRARIEDAAVDGYVVWTTSDDDPILTAVRSMKRPATVHGGPATPGLALVTIDNKAAAYAVGTAAFAGAKRPAVVSFPLSRERISTIGPGPDPADVLFPVTRHRLEGYRQAAEAAGIPWRDVTVAVCATNDAAEAEHLATSLLTSAAPPDAIAAMSDRQAAGVVAACHAADRAIPGDVAVTGWDDAAVAAQLGLTTVAQSLRDQGAACAHAALGEKPASYANRWSVVRRASTRH is encoded by the coding sequence GTGGAATCGTCTGCCGGCGCGAAGCGGGTGACCCTGGCCCAGGTGGCCGACCTGGCGGGCGTGTCCGTGATGACCGCCTCCTACACCTACAACCGGCCCGACCGGGTGTCGGACCAGGCCCGGGCCAAGGTGCTCAAGGCGGCGGCGCGACTGGGCTACGCCGGCCCGGACCCGAGCGCCCGCTCCCTGCGCCGCGGCAGCACCCGCACGCTCGGCGTGGTGCTGGGCGAGCACCTGAGTTACGCGTTCGACGACCCGCAGGCGGTGTCCTTCCTGGCCGGGATCGCCGACGTGTGCGCCGCGCGGGGCTACGGGATGACGATCCTGCCGATCACCGGCGCCGCCGACGACCGGGCCCGGATCGAGGACGCCGCCGTCGACGGCTACGTCGTCTGGACCACCTCCGACGACGACCCGATCCTCACGGCCGTGCGGTCGATGAAGCGCCCCGCAACGGTCCACGGTGGACCGGCGACGCCAGGCCTGGCCCTGGTGACCATCGACAACAAGGCGGCGGCGTACGCGGTAGGCACGGCCGCGTTCGCCGGCGCGAAACGGCCCGCGGTCGTCAGCTTCCCGCTCTCCCGCGAGCGGATCAGCACCATCGGCCCCGGCCCGGACCCCGCCGACGTGCTGTTTCCGGTGACCCGGCACCGGCTCGAGGGCTACCGGCAGGCGGCCGAGGCCGCGGGCATCCCGTGGCGGGACGTGACGGTCGCCGTGTGCGCGACCAACGACGCGGCCGAGGCCGAACACCTCGCGACGAGCCTGCTGACCTCCGCCGCGCCGCCCGACGCGATCGCCGCCATGAGCGACCGGCAGGCGGCCGGCGTGGTCGCCGCCTGCCACGCGGCCGATCGCGCGATCCCGGGCGACGTCGCGGTCACCGGATGGGACGACGCGGCCGTCGCCGCACAGCTCGGGCTGACCACCGTCGCGCAGTCACTGCGGGACCAGGGCGCGGCCTGCGCCCACGCCGCGCTGGGCGAGAAGCCGGCCTCCTACGCCAACCGCTGGTCGGTCGTCCGCCGGGCGAGCACCCGCCACTGA